The nucleotide sequence GCATAAACTTTGTATATCGTTTCCCCATGCATTTGCACTATGCTGTCTTCGGTTAGTCCTGTGGTTTGAGCCACCCGTGCCAAGTCGTTTGCGCCTTCGGCGCCATACCAAACCGACAACACCTTAATATCCTGTTGTTTTTCCAGCGATACGTCCTGCGTAGCCAAAGTAGATAACGCCATATACACACCGTGACTATCAATAGTAAAAGGGTCAAATACCAGCATAAGCGAGTCGTAAGCCGGCACACACTCTACTATCCATGAAAACCCGCGTTTTTCACGGGTTAACGCATGCACCCACTGCTGACAATATGCGTTTGCCTCGTCGAGCTTTTCACCCTTAAAATAAATCATCAGTGCGTCTATCCCAACAGGAACAATCCGTTGT is from Alteromonas australica and encodes:
- the pxpB gene encoding 5-oxoprolinase subunit PxpB is translated as MKQVMQPFGTIQRIVPVGIDALMIYFKGEKLDEANAYCQQWVHALTREKRGFSWIVECVPAYDSLMLVFDPFTIDSHGVYMALSTLATQDVSLEKQQDIKVLSVWYGAEGANDLARVAQTTGLTEDSIVQMHGETIYKVYAVGFAPGFAYMADTPPQLHCPRLSTPRKRVPKGAVAIADNQTAVYPSESPGGWHLLGLCPDLLVDSHNHASFLAVGDSVKFEPISEQEFRARNAS